The genomic stretch CGATCTTCCTGATCTTCCTGGTGCTGCTGGCGCAGTTCAACAAGTTCACCAGCGTCTGGCTGGTGCTGTCCTGCGTGGTCATGGCGACGATCGGCGTGTTCCTTGGGCTGCTGATAACAGGCGAGACGTTCGGCATCGTCATGTCCGGCATTGGCGTTATCGCGCTGGCCGGCGTGGTGGTGAACAACAACATCGTGCTGATCGACACCTATGACCGGTTGCGTGATGAAGGCTGGGACAAGATGGAGGCCGTGCTGCAGACCTGCCGCGAGCGTGCGCGACCGGTGGTGCTGACGGCGGTGTCGGCCATTCTCGGCGTGCTGCCGATCGCCTTCGGCCTGGGGCTGGAAATCTTCCATCACGAGACGACGATCAACGCGCCGTCGACGCAGTGGTGGATTTCGCTGTCTTCGGCGATCGTCTTCGGCCTGTCCTTCGCGACCGTGCTGACGCTCGTGGTGACGCCGTCGATGCTGATGGTGTTCACCCGCGCCAAGGTCAAGCCCGGCGCCCGGCGCGGTCTGTTAAGCCGGCTGTTCCGGCGTGGCAAGGGCGAGATCTCATCGGATGCGCCGATAGCGGATGCCGAGCCTGCGATCGCCTTCCCGAAAGCCGCCGAATAGGCCGGTTGCCGATCTGACTGGCAAAGGCCGTCCGGAACAACCGGGCGGCCTTTTGCATTGTCCCCCCGGGGCAATGTGAAGACATTGCCCCGAAACAATGCGCGGGGAAGTCTCATGCCAATCACCACCATCGTCATCATCGTCCTGATTCTTATCCTCATCGGCGCGGTGCCGGCCTGGCCGCATTCGCGCTCCTGGGGTTATGGACCGTCGGGCATTCTTGGCGTGGTGCTGGTGGTGGTTCTGGTGTTGTTGCTGATGGGGCGGCTCTGAGCTGATGCGCCGACTCCAGCTTTGCGTTCAGGCAGCTTTCGACGTGCCCTTCACAGTGGCGATGCCGATATCCTCGA from Mesorhizobium sp. NZP2077 encodes the following:
- a CDS encoding DUF3309 family protein, with translation MPITTIVIIVLILILIGAVPAWPHSRSWGYGPSGILGVVLVVVLVLLLMGRL